A region from the Pseudomonas cucumis genome encodes:
- the clpB gene encoding ATP-dependent chaperone ClpB, with protein sequence MRIDRLTSKLQLALSDAQSLAVGLDHPAIEPAHLMQAMLEQQGGSIKPLLMQVGFDVNSLRKELTKALDQLPKIQNPTGDVNMSQDLARLLNQADRLAQQKGDQFISSELVLLAAMDENSKLGKLLLGQGVSKKALENAINNLRGGEAVNDANQEESRQALDKYTIDLTKRAEEGKLDPVIGRDDEIRRTIQVLQRRTKNNPVLIGEPGVGKTAIAEGLAQRIINGEVPDGLKGRRLLSLDMGALIAGAKYRGEFEERLKSLLNELSKQEGQIILFIDELHTMVGAGKGEGSMDAGNMLKPALARGELHCVGATTLNEYRQYIEKDAALERRFQKVLVDEPSEEDTIAILRGLKERYEVHHKVAITDGAIIAAAKLSHRYITDRQLPDKAIDLIDEAASRIRMEIDSKPEVLDRLERRLIQLKVESQALKKESDDAAKKRLEKLQEEIARHEREYSDLEEIWNSEKAEVQGSAQIQQKIEQSRQELEAARRKGDLNRMAELQYGVIPDLERSLQMVDQHGKSENQLLRSKVTEEEIAEVVSKWTGIPVSKMLEGEREKLMKMESLLHQRVIGQDEAVIAVSNAVRRSRAGLSDPNRPSGSFMFLGPTGVGKTELCKALAEFLFDTEEAMVRIDMSEFMEKHSVARLIGAPPGYVGYEEGGYLTEAVRRKPYSVILLDEVEKAHPDVFNILLQVLEDGRLTDSHGRTVDFKNTVIVMTSNLGSVQIQELVGDREAQRAAVMDAISTHFRPEFINRVDEVVIFEPLARDQIAGITEIQLGRLRSRLTERELKLELSPEAMDKLIAVGYDPVYGARPLKRAIQRWIENPLAQLILSGRFLPGETAKGVVENDEIVFV encoded by the coding sequence ATGCGTATAGACCGTTTAACCAGCAAGTTGCAGTTAGCCTTGTCCGACGCCCAATCCCTGGCCGTCGGCCTCGATCATCCGGCTATCGAGCCGGCGCATCTGATGCAGGCCATGCTTGAACAGCAGGGTGGTTCGATCAAACCCCTGCTGATGCAGGTGGGTTTTGACGTCAACAGCTTGCGTAAAGAGCTGACCAAAGCCCTCGATCAGCTACCGAAAATCCAGAACCCGACCGGCGATGTGAACATGTCGCAGGATCTGGCGCGCCTGCTCAACCAGGCCGATCGCCTGGCGCAGCAGAAGGGTGATCAATTCATTTCCAGCGAGCTGGTACTGCTCGCCGCGATGGACGAGAACAGCAAGTTGGGCAAATTGCTGCTCGGTCAGGGCGTGAGCAAGAAAGCCCTGGAAAATGCGATCAATAACCTGCGGGGCGGTGAGGCGGTCAATGATGCCAACCAGGAAGAGTCACGCCAGGCGCTGGATAAATACACCATCGACCTGACCAAGCGCGCCGAAGAAGGCAAGCTCGATCCGGTGATCGGCCGTGACGATGAAATTCGCCGGACCATTCAGGTTCTGCAACGCCGCACCAAGAACAATCCGGTGCTGATCGGTGAACCTGGCGTGGGTAAAACCGCCATCGCCGAAGGCCTGGCCCAGCGGATCATCAACGGTGAAGTGCCGGACGGTCTCAAAGGCAGGCGCCTTTTGTCCCTGGATATGGGGGCATTGATTGCCGGTGCCAAGTACCGCGGCGAGTTTGAAGAGCGCCTCAAATCCCTGCTCAACGAACTGTCGAAGCAGGAAGGGCAGATCATTCTGTTCATCGACGAACTGCATACGATGGTCGGCGCCGGTAAGGGCGAAGGCTCGATGGATGCGGGCAACATGCTCAAGCCTGCGTTGGCTCGTGGTGAACTGCACTGCGTCGGCGCAACCACGCTCAACGAGTACCGCCAATATATAGAGAAGGATGCGGCCCTCGAGCGGCGCTTCCAGAAAGTCCTGGTGGACGAGCCGAGCGAAGAAGACACCATCGCCATCCTGCGTGGCCTGAAAGAGCGTTATGAGGTTCACCACAAAGTGGCGATCACCGACGGCGCGATCATCGCCGCGGCCAAGCTCAGTCATCGCTACATCACCGACCGTCAGTTGCCGGACAAAGCCATCGACCTGATTGACGAAGCAGCCAGCCGCATCCGTATGGAAATCGACTCCAAGCCGGAAGTGCTGGACCGTCTCGAGCGTCGTCTGATTCAGCTGAAGGTGGAATCCCAGGCGCTGAAGAAAGAAAGCGACGACGCGGCGAAGAAACGTCTGGAAAAACTGCAGGAAGAAATCGCTCGTCACGAGCGTGAATATTCGGACCTCGAAGAAATCTGGAACTCGGAGAAAGCCGAAGTACAGGGTTCTGCGCAGATCCAGCAGAAAATCGAACAGTCCCGTCAGGAACTGGAAGCCGCGCGCCGCAAGGGCGACTTGAACCGCATGGCCGAGCTGCAATACGGGGTGATCCCAGACCTGGAGCGCAGCCTGCAAATGGTCGATCAGCACGGCAAAAGCGAAAACCAGTTGCTGCGCAGCAAGGTGACAGAAGAAGAGATTGCTGAAGTCGTGTCAAAGTGGACCGGCATTCCGGTATCGAAAATGCTCGAAGGCGAGCGCGAAAAACTGATGAAGATGGAAAGCCTGTTGCACCAACGTGTGATCGGTCAGGACGAAGCGGTGATCGCTGTCTCCAACGCGGTGCGGCGTTCCCGCGCCGGGTTGTCCGACCCGAATCGCCCGAGCGGTTCGTTCATGTTTCTCGGCCCGACCGGTGTCGGCAAAACCGAGCTGTGCAAGGCGCTGGCCGAGTTCCTGTTCGATACCGAAGAGGCGATGGTGCGGATCGATATGTCCGAGTTCATGGAGAAACATTCCGTGGCTCGACTGATTGGCGCGCCACCGGGCTACGTGGGCTATGAAGAGGGCGGTTACCTGACCGAGGCGGTGCGTCGCAAGCCTTATTCGGTGATCCTCCTGGATGAGGTCGAGAAGGCCCACCCGGACGTGTTCAACATTTTGCTGCAAGTGCTCGAAGATGGCCGTTTGACCGACAGCCATGGCCGCACGGTGGATTTCAAAAATACCGTGATCGTCATGACCTCCAACCTCGGTTCGGTGCAGATCCAGGAGCTGGTAGGGGATCGCGAAGCGCAGCGCGCGGCGGTGATGGATGCGATTTCCACGCACTTCCGGCCGGAGTTCATCAACCGGGTCGACGAAGTGGTGATTTTCGAGCCGCTGGCTCGGGATCAGATCGCCGGCATTACCGAGATCCAGTTGGGTCGCCTGCGTAGCCGCCTGACCGAGCGCGAGCTGAAGCTTGAGCTGAGCCCTGAAGCGATGGATAAGCTGATCGCCGTCGGTTACGACCCGGTCTATGGCGCACGGCCGCTCAAACGGGCGATCCAGCGCTGGATCGAGAACCCGTTGGCACAGCTGATTCTCTCGGGTCGCTTCCTGCCCGGGGAGACCGCCAAAGGTGTGGTGGAGAACGACGAAATCGTCTTTGTCTGA
- the pgeF gene encoding peptidoglycan editing factor PgeF, with protein sequence MSDWLIPDWPAPAGVKACVTTRAGGVSLAPFDSLNLGDHVDDSPEAVAENRRRLTDHFSIQPAWLKQVHGIVVAQADPGLVATADASWTATPGIACTAMTADCLPALFCDRAGTRVAAAHAGWRGLAAGVLEATLDSLAVPPEDVLVWLGPAIGPQAFEVGPEVRETFVQQLPAAAKAFVPSQNAGKFMADIYELARLRLAARGVTAVYGGGFCTVTDPRFFSYRRSPRTGRFASLVWLER encoded by the coding sequence ATGAGTGACTGGCTGATTCCCGACTGGCCTGCGCCTGCCGGGGTGAAAGCCTGCGTCACCACCCGTGCGGGCGGCGTCAGTCTGGCGCCGTTCGACAGCCTCAACCTCGGCGATCACGTCGACGACAGCCCCGAAGCTGTCGCCGAAAACCGCCGTCGCCTCACCGATCATTTCTCTATTCAACCGGCCTGGTTAAAACAGGTTCATGGCATTGTCGTGGCACAAGCGGATCCAGGCCTGGTCGCCACCGCTGACGCCAGCTGGACGGCTACACCCGGTATCGCTTGCACCGCGATGACCGCCGACTGCCTTCCGGCGCTGTTTTGCGACCGTGCCGGCACCCGCGTCGCTGCTGCCCATGCCGGTTGGCGCGGGTTGGCGGCGGGTGTGCTGGAAGCGACCCTCGACAGTCTGGCCGTGCCGCCTGAAGACGTGCTGGTCTGGCTTGGCCCGGCCATTGGCCCACAAGCTTTTGAAGTCGGCCCGGAAGTGCGCGAAACCTTCGTCCAGCAATTGCCTGCAGCCGCCAAAGCCTTTGTACCGAGTCAAAACGCCGGCAAGTTCATGGCCGACATCTATGAGCTGGCGCGTTTGCGCCTGGCCGCTCGCGGTGTAACGGCGGTCTACGGCGGCGGGTTCTGCACCGTGACCGATCCTCGCTTCTTTTCCTACCGCCGTAGCCCACGCACCGGCCGGTTTGCCTCTCTGGTTTGGCTCGAACGCTAG
- the rluD gene encoding 23S rRNA pseudouridine(1911/1915/1917) synthase RluD, with the protein MSDKIELRAEVPSELGGQRLDQVAAQLFAEHSRSRLSAWIKDGRLTVDGAVIRPRDIVHGGAILELTAEQEAQGEWIAQDIELDIVYEDDDILVINKPAGLVVHPAAGHADGTLLNALLHHVPDIINVPRAGIVHRLDKDTTGLMVVAKTIQAQTQLVTQLQSRSVSRIYECIVIGVVTAGGKINAPIGRHGQQRQRMAVMEGGKQAVSHYRVLERFRSHTHVRVKLETGRTHQIRVHMAHINYPLVGDPAYGGRFRIPPAASVTMVESLKNFPRQALHARFLELDHPTTGKRMSWESPLPDDFVWLLSLLKQDREAFIG; encoded by the coding sequence ATGTCCGATAAAATTGAACTTCGCGCAGAGGTGCCGTCCGAATTGGGCGGCCAACGCCTCGATCAAGTCGCCGCACAATTATTCGCTGAGCACTCGCGCTCGCGCCTTTCCGCCTGGATCAAAGACGGCCGCCTGACTGTGGATGGGGCGGTTATCCGCCCGCGAGACATCGTTCACGGTGGCGCCATTCTTGAACTGACTGCCGAGCAGGAAGCTCAGGGCGAATGGATCGCTCAGGACATCGAGCTGGACATCGTCTATGAAGATGACGACATCCTGGTGATCAACAAACCTGCGGGCCTGGTGGTGCATCCGGCTGCCGGCCACGCTGATGGCACCTTGCTCAACGCCTTGCTGCACCACGTGCCGGACATTATCAATGTGCCCCGCGCCGGTATCGTGCATCGCCTCGATAAGGACACCACCGGTCTGATGGTGGTGGCCAAGACCATTCAGGCGCAGACACAGCTTGTCACGCAATTGCAGAGCCGCAGCGTCAGCCGGATCTACGAATGCATCGTGATCGGTGTGGTGACTGCCGGCGGCAAGATCAACGCGCCGATCGGTCGTCATGGCCAGCAACGCCAGCGCATGGCCGTGATGGAAGGTGGCAAGCAAGCCGTCAGCCATTACCGCGTGCTCGAGCGTTTCCGTTCCCACACTCACGTGCGGGTGAAGCTGGAAACCGGGCGTACGCACCAGATTCGCGTGCACATGGCGCACATCAACTACCCGTTGGTCGGAGATCCTGCCTATGGCGGCCGTTTCCGTATTCCGCCGGCCGCCAGTGTGACCATGGTCGAATCCCTGAAAAATTTCCCGCGTCAGGCGCTGCATGCGCGGTTCCTGGAGCTGGATCATCCGACCACCGGTAAACGCATGAGCTGGGAATCGCCACTGCCGGATGACTTCGTCTGGTTGTTGTCGCTGCTCAAGCAAGACCGCGAGGCGTTCATCGGATGA
- a CDS encoding outer membrane protein assembly factor BamD, with amino-acid sequence MQVKHLLLIAILALTAACSSKEVVDENLSEVELYQQAQTDLDNNSYTSATAKLKALESRYPFGRYADQAQLELIYANYKNAEPEAAKSAAERFIRLHPQHPNVDYAYYLKGLTSFDQDVGLLARFLPLDMTKRDPGAARDSYNEFAQLTSRFPNSRYSPDAKQRMIYLRNLLASYEIHVADYYLTRQAYVAAANRGRYVVENFQETPSVGDGLAVMTEAYQRLHLDELAATTLETLKLNYPNHPSLVDGQFVPSKDEADNRSWLSKATLGLIESRPPLPPGETRANQDVQRQFQDAKDSIPNELKPKDENGDVIEEEEHESEANTTDRSWFSYMTFGVFD; translated from the coding sequence ATGCAAGTGAAACACCTGCTGCTGATCGCCATCCTCGCATTGACCGCTGCTTGCTCATCGAAGGAAGTCGTAGACGAAAACCTGAGCGAAGTCGAGCTGTACCAGCAGGCGCAGACCGACTTGGACAATAATAGCTACACCAGCGCCACAGCCAAGCTGAAGGCCCTGGAGTCGCGTTATCCGTTCGGTCGCTACGCCGATCAGGCTCAACTCGAGCTCATCTACGCCAACTACAAGAATGCCGAGCCTGAGGCTGCGAAGTCCGCCGCCGAGCGTTTCATTCGCCTGCACCCGCAGCACCCGAACGTGGATTACGCCTACTACCTCAAGGGTCTGACCTCTTTCGACCAGGACGTCGGCCTGCTGGCGCGCTTTCTGCCGCTGGACATGACCAAGCGTGACCCGGGCGCTGCTCGCGACTCCTACAACGAGTTCGCCCAGCTGACCAGCCGCTTCCCGAACAGCCGCTACTCGCCGGATGCCAAGCAGCGCATGATCTACTTGCGCAACCTGCTGGCTTCCTACGAGATCCACGTTGCCGACTACTACCTGACCCGTCAGGCCTATGTCGCCGCCGCGAACCGTGGTCGTTATGTGGTGGAAAACTTCCAGGAAACCCCTTCGGTCGGTGACGGCCTGGCGGTGATGACTGAAGCCTACCAGCGTCTGCACCTGGACGAACTGGCCGCAACCACCCTCGAAACCCTGAAGCTCAACTACCCGAACCACCCAAGCCTGGTGGACGGTCAGTTCGTGCCCTCGAAGGACGAAGCCGACAACCGTTCGTGGCTGAGCAAGGCCACCCTGGGCCTGATCGAATCCCGTCCGCCGTTGCCGCCAGGTGAAACCCGCGCCAACCAGGACGTGCAGAGGCAGTTCCAGGATGCCAAGGACTCGATTCCGAACGAGCTCAAGCCTAAAGATGAAAACGGCGATGTGATCGAAGAAGAGGAACACGAGTCCGAAGCCAATACCACCGACCGCTCGTGGTTCAGCTACATGACCTTTGGCGTGTTCGACTGA
- a CDS encoding PP0621 family protein, giving the protein MLRLLFWIALIAAAVWLWRKFKAPVSGANTPREQDAPPMVRCAHCGVHLPRDRALKLEQQWYCSQAHLEQGPGSSDR; this is encoded by the coding sequence ATGCTTCGTTTATTGTTCTGGATCGCCCTGATTGCCGCTGCGGTATGGCTCTGGCGCAAGTTCAAGGCCCCGGTTTCGGGCGCCAACACGCCGCGAGAGCAAGATGCTCCACCCATGGTCCGTTGCGCTCATTGCGGCGTACATCTGCCCCGCGACCGCGCGCTCAAACTTGAACAACAGTGGTATTGCAGCCAGGCTCATCTTGAGCAAGGCCCGGGCTCCAGTGATCGCTGA
- a CDS encoding sensor histidine kinase — translation MIAETSSPGNKQARRLLRLYHLYRLSVGITLVLLISSNMDNQLLTFANDDLLRNGSWLYLVLNILLVVFLGNTRRPAQLFSLTLVDVLLLCGLFYAAGGVASAIGNLLIVSVAIGNTLLHGRIGLLIAAVGALGIVGLSFLLSFSHPASPNDYLQVGTLGALCFAAALLVQGLIRRLEVSETLAEQRASEVLGLEALNALILQRMRTGILVLDDQRRVQLANHSALTLLGQEKLDGQLIDDHSMPLVERLQLWFNNPTLRPQSLKIASNGLELQPSFIALDQSPHHQTLVFLEDLAQIAQQAQQLKLAALGRLTAGIAHEIRNPLGAISHAAQLLQESEELNGADRRLTQIIQDHSQRMNRVIENVLQLSRRQQTVPQRLDLRPWLEHFVAETREGATERQQIHLHIGSGDFKTLMDPNQLTQILDNLLRNAWRHSALNHDRAQAWLELFIDTESQLPTLEVLDDGPGVAPDQRSHLFEPFFTTSSQGTGLGLYLSRELCESNQARLDFKPRQGGGCFRITFAHGRKQS, via the coding sequence GTGATCGCTGAGACGTCCAGTCCCGGCAACAAACAGGCCCGGCGACTGCTGCGCCTCTATCACCTCTACCGCTTAAGCGTCGGCATCACCCTGGTGCTGTTGATCTCCAGCAACATGGACAACCAGTTGCTGACGTTCGCCAATGACGACCTGCTGCGCAATGGCAGCTGGTTGTACCTGGTGCTGAATATCCTGCTGGTGGTCTTTCTGGGGAACACTCGGCGTCCGGCGCAGCTGTTCAGCCTGACGCTGGTCGATGTCCTGCTGCTGTGCGGCCTGTTCTACGCCGCAGGCGGCGTCGCCAGCGCCATCGGCAACTTGCTGATCGTGTCGGTGGCCATCGGCAATACCCTGCTGCACGGACGAATCGGCCTGTTGATTGCTGCGGTCGGCGCCCTCGGCATCGTGGGTTTGAGTTTCCTACTGAGCTTCAGCCATCCCGCCAGCCCCAACGATTACCTGCAAGTCGGCACCCTCGGCGCCCTGTGTTTTGCTGCGGCATTGCTGGTACAAGGCTTGATCCGACGCCTGGAAGTCAGCGAAACCCTCGCCGAGCAGCGGGCCAGCGAAGTGCTCGGCCTCGAAGCCCTCAACGCACTGATCCTGCAACGCATGCGCACAGGCATTTTGGTGCTCGACGACCAACGGCGTGTGCAACTGGCCAATCACAGCGCGTTGACCTTGCTGGGCCAGGAAAAACTCGATGGCCAGTTGATCGACGACCACTCGATGCCGTTGGTCGAGCGGCTCCAACTGTGGTTCAACAATCCGACTTTGCGCCCGCAAAGCTTGAAAATCGCCAGTAATGGGCTGGAGCTGCAACCAAGCTTTATTGCCCTGGACCAAAGCCCGCACCACCAGACGCTGGTTTTTCTCGAAGACCTCGCCCAAATCGCCCAACAGGCCCAGCAACTGAAACTCGCCGCCCTCGGTCGCCTGACTGCCGGTATTGCTCATGAGATCCGCAATCCACTGGGCGCCATTAGTCATGCCGCGCAGTTACTGCAGGAATCCGAGGAACTGAACGGCGCGGATCGGCGTCTGACACAGATTATTCAAGACCACTCTCAGCGAATGAATCGGGTAATCGAAAACGTCCTGCAACTGTCCCGTCGCCAGCAAACCGTGCCACAACGGCTGGATCTGCGACCGTGGCTGGAGCATTTCGTCGCTGAAACCCGCGAAGGGGCGACCGAACGTCAGCAAATTCACCTGCACATCGGTTCCGGAGACTTCAAAACCCTGATGGATCCGAATCAGCTGACCCAGATTCTCGACAATCTGTTACGCAATGCCTGGCGTCATAGCGCCCTGAACCATGATCGGGCGCAGGCCTGGCTCGAGTTGTTTATTGATACGGAAAGCCAGCTGCCGACCCTTGAAGTCCTGGACGATGGCCCCGGCGTGGCGCCGGACCAGCGCTCGCACTTGTTCGAACCGTTCTTCACCACCAGCAGCCAGGGTACTGGCCTGGGGCTTTATCTGTCCCGTGAGCTGTGCGAAAGCAATCAGGCCCGCCTAGACTTCAAACCACGCCAAGGCGGCGGCTGCTTTCGCATCACTTTTGCTCACGGACGGAAACAAAGTTGA
- a CDS encoding sigma-54-dependent transcriptional regulator, which yields MSPRQKILIVDDEPDIRELLEITLGRMKLDTFSARNLAEAQALLARETFDLCLTDMRLPDGTGLALVQHIQQCYAQVPVAMITAYGSLETAINALKAGAFDFLTKPVDLTRLRELVTSALSLPAPGGASSAIDRRLLGDSLPMRSLRKQIDKLARSQAPVYISGESGSGKELVARLIHDQGPRATRPFVPVNCGAIPSELMESEFFGHRKGSFSGAIEDKPGLFQAAQGGTLFLDEVADLPLAMQVKLLRAIQEKAVRSIGGQQETVVDVRILCATHKDLDTEVAAERFRQDLYYRLNVIELRVPPLRERRDDIELLANNMLKRLATGTGQPAAKLHPQALDALKSYRFPGNVRELENMLERAHTLCENKQIEASDLRLVEGNGNSDSDVPDLTQIDNLEAYLENVERKLILQALEETRWNRTAAAQRLNLSFRSMRYRLKKLGLD from the coding sequence ATGAGCCCACGGCAAAAAATCCTGATCGTCGACGACGAGCCGGATATCCGCGAACTCCTGGAAATCACCCTAGGACGGATGAAACTCGACACCTTCAGTGCCCGCAACCTTGCAGAAGCACAGGCGCTGCTGGCACGGGAGACGTTCGACCTGTGCCTGACCGACATGCGCCTGCCCGACGGCACCGGTCTGGCGCTGGTGCAGCACATCCAGCAGTGCTATGCGCAAGTGCCAGTAGCGATGATCACTGCCTACGGTAGCCTGGAGACGGCAATCAACGCGCTCAAGGCTGGCGCCTTCGATTTTTTGACCAAACCGGTTGACCTGACCCGCTTGCGCGAACTGGTCACCAGCGCCTTGAGTCTGCCGGCACCAGGCGGTGCCAGCAGCGCCATCGACCGTCGGCTACTGGGCGACTCCCTGCCGATGCGCAGCCTGCGCAAACAAATCGACAAACTGGCCCGCAGCCAGGCTCCGGTATACATCAGCGGTGAGTCCGGCAGCGGCAAGGAGTTGGTCGCCCGACTGATCCACGACCAAGGCCCACGCGCCACCCGACCGTTCGTGCCGGTGAATTGTGGGGCTATCCCGTCGGAATTGATGGAAAGCGAGTTTTTCGGCCATCGCAAAGGCAGTTTCAGCGGAGCCATCGAAGACAAACCCGGGCTGTTCCAGGCCGCTCAGGGTGGCACTTTGTTCCTCGATGAAGTGGCAGATCTGCCGCTGGCAATGCAGGTCAAACTTTTGCGGGCCATTCAAGAGAAAGCCGTGCGCAGCATCGGTGGCCAGCAGGAAACAGTGGTCGATGTGCGCATACTCTGTGCCACCCACAAAGACCTCGATACCGAAGTCGCCGCCGAACGCTTTCGCCAGGACTTGTACTACCGTCTGAATGTGATCGAGCTGCGGGTGCCGCCCTTGCGCGAACGCCGCGACGATATTGAGCTTCTGGCCAACAATATGCTCAAGCGACTGGCGACTGGCACTGGCCAACCCGCTGCAAAACTCCACCCGCAAGCCCTCGACGCACTGAAAAGCTATCGTTTTCCAGGAAACGTGCGGGAATTGGAGAACATGCTTGAGCGGGCGCACACCTTGTGCGAGAACAAACAAATCGAAGCCAGCGACCTACGGTTGGTGGAAGGTAACGGCAATTCGGACAGCGACGTGCCGGACCTGACGCAGATCGACAATCTGGAAGCGTATCTGGAAAATGTCGAACGCAAACTCATCCTCCAGGCCCTGGAAGAAACCCGCTGGAACCGCACGGCAGCGGCTCAGCGGTTGAATCTGTCGTTTCGGTCGATGCGTTATCGACTGAAGAAGTTGGGGTTGGATTGA
- the thiO gene encoding glycine oxidase ThiO produces MSRQQQVVIVGGGVIGLLTAFNLASEVQSVVLLDRSNVGQESSWAGGGIVSPLYPWRYSPAVTALAHWSQDFYPQLAERLFAATGVDPEVHTTGLYWLDLDDEAEALAWAKRENRPLRAVDISAAHDAVPVLGTGFSRAIYMADVANVRNPRLVKSLKAALLALPNVTIHEQCEVSGFIREGAAVVGVQTSMGTIAGDQVVLTAGAWSGDLLKSLGLELPVEPVKGQMILYKCAADFLPSMVLAKGRYAIPRRDGHILIGSTLEHEGFDKTPTDTALESLKASAVELIPALADAEVVGHWAGLRPGSPEGIPYIGRVPGFDGLWLNCGHYRNGLVLAPASCQLFADVMLGRAPIIDPAPYAPIGRI; encoded by the coding sequence ATGAGCAGGCAACAGCAAGTGGTGATTGTCGGTGGCGGGGTGATTGGTCTGCTGACGGCGTTCAATCTCGCGTCCGAAGTGCAGAGCGTCGTGCTGCTGGACCGTTCGAATGTCGGTCAAGAGTCGTCCTGGGCCGGTGGTGGAATCGTTTCGCCCCTCTACCCATGGCGCTACAGCCCGGCGGTCACTGCGTTGGCTCATTGGTCCCAGGATTTTTATCCACAGCTGGCGGAACGCCTGTTCGCCGCCACGGGTGTCGATCCAGAAGTGCACACCACCGGGTTGTACTGGCTGGACCTGGATGACGAAGCCGAAGCGCTCGCCTGGGCCAAGCGGGAAAATCGTCCGCTGCGGGCTGTGGATATCTCTGCGGCACACGATGCGGTGCCGGTATTGGGCACCGGATTTTCGCGGGCGATCTACATGGCCGATGTGGCCAATGTGCGCAATCCACGGCTGGTGAAGTCCCTCAAGGCAGCGTTGCTGGCGCTGCCGAACGTGACGATTCATGAGCAGTGCGAGGTCAGCGGGTTTATCCGCGAAGGTGCTGCGGTGGTCGGGGTACAGACGTCGATGGGGACCATTGCGGGTGATCAGGTGGTTTTGACGGCAGGGGCCTGGAGCGGTGACTTGCTGAAAAGCCTGGGCCTGGAGTTGCCGGTCGAACCGGTCAAAGGCCAGATGATTCTCTACAAATGCGCAGCGGATTTCCTTCCAAGCATGGTTCTGGCCAAGGGGCGTTATGCCATTCCCCGGCGCGACGGGCACATTCTGATCGGCAGTACGCTGGAACATGAAGGCTTCGACAAGACGCCGACCGACACTGCGCTGGAAAGCCTGAAGGCCTCGGCGGTGGAATTGATTCCGGCGCTCGCGGATGCCGAGGTGGTGGGGCATTGGGCCGGGTTGCGGCCAGGGTCGCCGGAAGGGATTCCCTATATTGGCCGGGTGCCCGGGTTTGATGGTTTGTGGCTCAACTGCGGGCATTACCGTAATGGGTTGGTGCTGGCGCCAGCCTCGTGTCAGTTGTTTGCGGATGTCATGCTGGGCAGGGCGCCGATTATCGATCCTGCGCCGTATGCTCCAATCGGGCGGATCTAG
- a CDS encoding type IV pilin protein — translation MRRSNRGFTLIEIMIVIAIIGIVITIGYPSLTEYVKKGRRTEVAGLLSEQAQILERFYSKNNVYTNATGLSSGNDFYTITPTLTDQTFLLTATRKAGSTMASDKCGDFTLTNTGVRSMVNATSGLTTKDCWGR, via the coding sequence ATGCGCAGATCCAACCGAGGTTTTACCCTGATCGAAATCATGATCGTGATTGCGATCATCGGTATCGTTATCACCATTGGCTACCCGAGTCTCACCGAGTACGTGAAAAAGGGCCGCCGCACTGAAGTTGCCGGGTTGCTTTCCGAGCAGGCGCAGATCCTCGAGCGTTTCTATTCGAAAAATAACGTCTACACCAATGCCACCGGTCTGAGCAGCGGCAATGATTTCTATACCATCACCCCGACCCTGACCGATCAGACCTTCCTGCTGACGGCCACACGCAAGGCCGGTTCGACCATGGCGAGCGACAAGTGCGGTGATTTCACCCTCACCAATACCGGTGTCAGGAGCATGGTCAATGCCACGTCCGGCCTGACCACCAAGGATTGCTGGGGTCGCTGA